The Parvibaculaceae bacterium PLY_AMNH_Bact1 genome window below encodes:
- a CDS encoding sulfotransferase (Derived by automated computational analysis using gene prediction method: Protein Homology.), with the protein MTQQTAAATPQDMLRQAFQLFDQGKIQDAAKLAEALRKQAPNHPDVLHLMGLICLRTGNPQDAEKLIGLAVSVLPDKAFLRVNLANALRQQGKSKEARAAYDKAEGLDPDFAGTYLNRGTLNAEEGDAEAAIEDFEAVIRLLPDDPQGYLNLGQFHLAQGAFAVARDTYLAGLKKRPGGPMLLLGLANSLERLGDLDGAFAAADNVLSQMPDLPGALRIWSSVKRRQGSAQEARDRLERVSVAKLPAGGRRLIHGELAQVYDRLNEAADAFDHFVAQNDAAAQQLSESGIDKSSYMKQVSDLKETFTSDWVRSWTQIEPGDLDPVPAPVFLVGFPRSGTTLLDQFLDAHSKIDVVEELPVLLPLRDAIQASGGYPQGLADLSLVRINELRRLYMSELEQAGFDASAKTVINKLPLNIIHAGLIARVFPEAKFILALRHPADAVLSCFMQDFQLNASMAHFLTLKDSAALYDAVMSLWGQYRDLLSLNVAEVRYENLIAEPNAALSDAMSLLELDWEEGQSDHVAHAEARGSIRTPSYGQVTQPLYDRAADRWRRYETHLDGILPRLEPFVREFGYD; encoded by the coding sequence ATGACACAACAGACCGCCGCCGCGACACCCCAGGACATGTTGCGCCAGGCTTTCCAGCTCTTCGATCAAGGCAAGATTCAAGATGCCGCGAAGCTTGCTGAGGCTTTGCGAAAGCAGGCTCCTAACCATCCCGATGTTTTGCATCTAATGGGCCTAATCTGTCTCAGAACGGGCAACCCTCAAGATGCAGAAAAGCTGATTGGGCTCGCGGTTTCTGTTCTGCCTGACAAGGCTTTCTTGCGGGTAAACCTGGCAAACGCCTTGCGGCAGCAAGGAAAATCCAAGGAAGCTCGGGCGGCCTATGACAAAGCTGAGGGCCTCGATCCGGACTTTGCAGGGACATACCTCAACAGAGGCACACTTAATGCTGAGGAGGGTGATGCGGAAGCCGCCATTGAGGATTTTGAGGCGGTTATTCGGCTGCTGCCAGATGATCCACAGGGATATCTCAACCTGGGCCAATTTCACTTGGCGCAGGGAGCTTTTGCGGTAGCGCGGGATACCTATCTGGCTGGTCTCAAGAAACGCCCTGGTGGTCCCATGTTGCTGCTCGGATTGGCAAATTCATTGGAGCGTCTTGGGGATCTGGACGGTGCATTTGCAGCGGCAGATAACGTTCTTTCCCAAATGCCGGACCTGCCCGGCGCGTTGCGGATCTGGTCGAGCGTCAAGCGTCGCCAAGGCTCTGCGCAAGAGGCTCGGGATCGGCTCGAACGGGTGTCGGTTGCAAAACTGCCTGCGGGTGGGCGCCGCCTCATTCATGGGGAGCTGGCGCAGGTTTATGATCGCCTGAATGAAGCAGCGGACGCCTTCGATCATTTCGTCGCGCAGAATGATGCGGCAGCTCAGCAGTTGAGCGAAAGTGGGATCGACAAATCTTCCTACATGAAGCAGGTGAGCGACCTCAAAGAGACGTTCACCTCAGATTGGGTGAGGTCCTGGACACAGATTGAGCCAGGTGATCTCGACCCTGTTCCTGCGCCGGTTTTTCTGGTCGGCTTTCCGCGATCTGGCACGACACTTCTTGATCAGTTTCTTGATGCCCATAGCAAGATTGATGTTGTTGAAGAGCTGCCCGTTCTTCTGCCCTTGCGAGACGCCATACAAGCCTCGGGTGGGTACCCTCAGGGGCTGGCTGATCTCTCTTTAGTCAGGATCAATGAGCTTCGTCGTCTCTACATGTCCGAGCTTGAGCAAGCTGGTTTCGATGCTTCGGCAAAAACTGTAATCAATAAATTGCCGCTGAACATCATCCATGCTGGTCTGATTGCGCGGGTGTTTCCGGAGGCAAAATTCATCCTGGCCCTACGCCATCCGGCGGACGCGGTGCTCTCTTGTTTCATGCAGGACTTCCAGCTGAATGCGTCGATGGCGCACTTCCTCACCCTCAAAGACAGTGCGGCACTCTATGACGCTGTCATGTCGCTATGGGGCCAATACAGAGACTTACTGTCTCTAAATGTCGCTGAGGTTCGATACGAAAACCTTATCGCGGAACCGAACGCAGCGCTAAGTGATGCGATGTCTTTGTTAGAGCTCGACTGGGAAGAGGGTCAAAGCGATCATGTGGCTCATGCAGAAGCCCGAGGGTCCATCCGCACACCGTCCTACGGCCAGGTCACTCAGCCTCTTTATGACCGGGCAGCGGATCGTTGGCGTCGCTATGAGACGCATTTAGACGGAATTCTGCCCCGATTGGAACCGTTTGTCCGTGAATTCGGGTATGATTAA
- a CDS encoding hypothetical protein (Derived by automated computational analysis using gene prediction method: GeneMarkS-2+.): MDAIAAELPLYLQMSRYTKGSKAVMEMRTERYLTDHASASAQSGSNDDNLITGSLQTEGSGNEPQADTSDDGFSFDDFLDMINPLQHLPVISTLYREMTGDEMEPAARIVGGAIYGGPIGAGISVAEAVIEQVTGDDLGGHVMSMFQSSDTPPTMTAATSRDSTQPTTPATPVAADTLNAQANAPLPSLSAEAFNALLTAPDERAPRAPTRQHATIENEQNGVAAAMALALDQYDVLKHIDDPTY; the protein is encoded by the coding sequence ATGGACGCCATCGCTGCTGAGCTACCGCTCTACCTCCAAATGAGCCGCTACACCAAAGGGTCGAAGGCCGTGATGGAGATGCGGACAGAGCGCTATCTGACAGATCACGCGTCAGCCTCAGCACAATCAGGTTCGAATGACGATAATCTGATTACCGGATCACTCCAGACCGAGGGGAGCGGAAACGAGCCCCAAGCAGACACCAGCGATGATGGGTTTTCCTTCGATGATTTCCTGGACATGATCAACCCGCTGCAACACCTTCCCGTCATTTCAACTCTGTATCGAGAGATGACCGGAGACGAGATGGAACCTGCCGCGCGCATTGTCGGCGGCGCTATCTATGGGGGGCCAATTGGTGCAGGCATCTCAGTCGCGGAAGCCGTTATCGAACAGGTGACCGGCGATGATCTGGGCGGGCATGTGATGTCAATGTTTCAAAGTTCAGATACACCGCCGACAATGACAGCAGCGACATCCCGCGACAGCACCCAACCAACAACGCCGGCCACCCCAGTCGCTGCCGACACGCTCAACGCGCAGGCCAACGCTCCCTTGCCAAGCCTCAGCGCCGAAGCCTTTAACGCACTGCTCACCGCCCCCGATGAGAGGGCACCCCGCGCGCCGACAAGACAGCACGCGACGATAGAGAATGAACAAAACGGTGTCGCGGCCGCCATGGCCCTGGCATTGGATCAGTATGATGTACTGAAGCATATCGACGACCCAACCTACTAG
- a CDS encoding L,D-transpeptidase family protein (Derived by automated computational analysis using gene prediction method: Protein Homology. GO_function: GO:0016740 - transferase activity [Evidence IEA]) translates to MKIFVRGKPGASTGTLTFNGETLPCALGRSGIISIEQKKEGDGATPAGSWPLRRVLYRPDRLSDPETNLVTKPITHADGWCDDPTDPHYNEPIELPYAASAESLWREDELYNICVVLGHNDDPVVPHKGSAIFFHVAKEKDGELCATEGCVALPQHEIVRVLMNCGQDTVVEIELDD, encoded by the coding sequence ATGAAGATCTTTGTGCGCGGCAAACCGGGCGCCTCAACCGGAACCCTGACTTTTAACGGGGAGACCCTGCCCTGCGCCTTGGGACGCAGCGGGATTATATCCATTGAGCAAAAGAAAGAGGGAGACGGTGCAACACCAGCAGGCAGCTGGCCCCTGCGTCGCGTTCTCTATCGTCCAGACCGGCTAAGCGACCCCGAAACCAATCTCGTCACCAAACCCATCACCCACGCAGATGGCTGGTGCGACGACCCAACAGATCCACACTACAATGAACCAATAGAGCTGCCTTATGCCGCCAGCGCTGAAAGCCTCTGGCGAGAGGACGAGCTCTACAATATCTGTGTAGTCCTGGGTCACAATGACGACCCAGTTGTGCCTCACAAGGGAAGTGCCATTTTCTTCCATGTGGCAAAAGAAAAGGACGGGGAACTTTGTGCAACAGAGGGGTGCGTTGCGCTACCTCAACACGAAATAGTCCGTGTCCTGATGAACTGTGGCCAAGATACAGTCGTGGAAATTGAGCTCGACGACTGA
- a CDS encoding YggS family pyridoxal phosphate-dependent enzyme (Derived by automated computational analysis using gene prediction method: Protein Homology. GO_function: GO:0030170 - pyridoxal phosphate binding [Evidence IEA]), protein MSAHSLRPMSNIEAVTAERLASVQQTIAEAEKQAGRAAGAVTLVAVSKTFPADDIRSVLDAGQRVFGENRVQEAHGKWPDLLEQYAKVELHLIGPLQSNKVGEAVSLFDVIETLDREKLARALVVERDKGHTLPDLFVQVNTGAEPQKAGILPQEADAFIAHCRDELGLPVVGLMCIPPVDEEPALHFALLEKIAVRNGLSLLSMGMSSDFETAIEFGATHVRVGSAIFGARTPT, encoded by the coding sequence ATGTCCGCGCATAGTCTGCGCCCCATGTCCAATATTGAAGCCGTTACTGCCGAGCGCCTGGCCTCGGTCCAACAGACAATTGCAGAAGCTGAGAAGCAAGCTGGTCGTGCCGCCGGTGCCGTGACGTTGGTCGCAGTCTCCAAGACGTTTCCGGCAGACGATATCCGATCTGTACTCGACGCTGGACAGCGCGTCTTTGGCGAAAACCGTGTTCAGGAAGCTCATGGAAAATGGCCTGACTTGCTTGAGCAATATGCGAAGGTTGAGCTGCATCTTATCGGCCCGCTGCAAAGCAATAAAGTCGGCGAGGCTGTTTCTCTTTTTGATGTAATTGAAACGCTGGACCGGGAGAAACTCGCTCGGGCTTTGGTAGTAGAACGCGACAAGGGCCACACGCTGCCAGATCTGTTTGTTCAGGTGAATACGGGCGCTGAACCTCAAAAGGCGGGGATCTTGCCGCAAGAGGCTGACGCGTTTATCGCGCATTGTCGCGATGAGCTGGGCTTGCCTGTTGTGGGCCTCATGTGTATTCCGCCTGTGGACGAGGAGCCGGCTCTTCATTTTGCATTGCTCGAAAAAATAGCTGTCCGAAACGGTCTCTCTTTGCTCAGCATGGGCATGAGCAGCGACTTTGAAACAGCGATTGAATTTGGGGCGACCCATGTGCGGGTTGGGAGTGCCATTTTTGGGGCGCGGACGCCAACCTAG